One window of Phycisphaeraceae bacterium genomic DNA carries:
- a CDS encoding glycosyltransferase, translating into MAYPPIVIVQDPTTNDHFPGVADALRARGHVAAFLTPANTELLRLHTPSVVVVKETQSPLSRWALREAHLSGATSVLLMDGVLEYRNTFHNPFVESNFLHPALAQIVACSGPMDEALLKSWGNDAVATGLPRIHAAFPSPLPTPPASAHPTILIATANKPAFNAEERSRLLDAMLLLQQELHRRHLCPIWRLTGGLEIDLGVQNDTRSLRDCLADAAAVLTTPSTLAIEAMTAGRPTMLIHPHPGPLWQRTPWVWRNDTAAAAASASPSPAPPTSAPPSFSKPVPPTPTPAPQLDPTNGLAPLLDSVLAPTEELLRAQARDLALQHGSVATPDTSPADVLADLLADLNSGKRVPRVSPPHVPAVTSLPARLPRLPGKKRVVNCVACDGSPVGGVMTWALRLARSFASSNDLGYDVRTLVVVTHPGNLSGDFDVNPDGLTEVCALDPMSDPTERLEMLVESLRRMEPDIILPNYGDICHMAASRLTHEGVRTIAIAHSDEPYYRDLASTYSRWSAAVAVSAACESWLAPLAKQHARPIHRIVYGVPVAAELQTQSAPGPLKLAYIGRMVEIQKRISDFLLLIDALETRGVTYELHMIGDGHDMAAWTAKLAQRTLTHGLVRIHGRRDPAWVERFLPTMDISVLLSEFEGTSVTMLEAMGASVVPAVTRVRSGVDEWLTDGESGVVVPIGAVDEMADRLAALWHDRNAGGSLLSDMGRRAWERVRDTLSLDNVASKYCAVFDAALAEPLDRTPSDAALRIMEPWQWLKPWNDDPAAADAYALQALRDAGYKRIARGRPASVDGLACDAVLVRAFDPSPTPEEVATWRASGLGVALSPMLVPTPHESHLHRAVLDAIHRGRRRIAIYGTGRHTRDRHALFIEGRWPVWPFVGFIDDKPPAHARLFGLPIVSPAAALEELEPDAIVLSSDVFEEQLWKNAAPFREAGIEVIRVYTAAPVDNQPTQLPHPSRVAEIAAPLPII; encoded by the coding sequence ATGGCCTACCCCCCCATCGTGATCGTCCAGGATCCGACCACCAACGACCACTTTCCAGGTGTCGCCGATGCCCTGCGAGCACGCGGCCATGTCGCTGCATTCCTCACCCCAGCCAACACGGAACTTCTCCGCCTCCATACCCCCAGTGTCGTTGTCGTGAAAGAGACCCAGTCCCCACTCTCCCGATGGGCCCTGCGAGAAGCTCACCTCTCTGGCGCAACCTCCGTCCTGCTGATGGACGGTGTGCTTGAGTACCGCAACACCTTCCATAACCCCTTTGTAGAAAGCAACTTCCTTCACCCTGCCCTCGCCCAGATTGTCGCCTGCTCCGGCCCGATGGACGAGGCCCTGTTGAAGTCATGGGGGAACGATGCCGTCGCAACCGGCCTCCCCCGCATCCACGCCGCATTCCCCTCGCCCCTGCCCACCCCACCTGCGTCGGCCCACCCCACCATCCTCATCGCCACCGCCAACAAGCCGGCCTTCAACGCCGAAGAGCGTTCGCGGCTACTGGACGCGATGCTCCTCCTCCAGCAGGAACTGCACCGCCGACACCTCTGCCCCATTTGGCGTCTGACCGGTGGATTGGAGATCGACCTCGGCGTCCAGAACGACACCCGCTCTCTCCGCGACTGTCTCGCCGACGCAGCAGCCGTCCTCACGACCCCATCCACCCTCGCGATCGAGGCCATGACCGCCGGTCGCCCCACGATGCTGATCCACCCGCACCCCGGGCCCCTCTGGCAGCGCACCCCTTGGGTCTGGCGCAACGACACAGCAGCTGCCGCCGCCTCGGCGTCACCGTCTCCAGCCCCTCCAACGTCCGCCCCACCTTCATTCTCCAAGCCCGTGCCTCCCACACCCACGCCTGCGCCGCAACTCGACCCCACCAACGGCCTTGCTCCATTGCTCGACAGCGTCCTCGCTCCAACAGAAGAACTCCTCAGAGCTCAGGCCCGGGACCTCGCGCTCCAGCACGGCTCCGTCGCCACACCCGACACGTCCCCGGCTGATGTGCTTGCCGATCTGCTCGCAGACCTCAATAGCGGAAAGCGTGTCCCGCGCGTATCACCCCCTCATGTACCGGCCGTCACCTCCCTTCCGGCTCGCCTCCCTCGCCTTCCGGGCAAGAAGCGTGTCGTGAACTGTGTCGCGTGTGACGGCTCGCCCGTCGGCGGGGTCATGACCTGGGCCTTACGCCTCGCACGCTCCTTCGCTTCGTCCAACGATCTTGGCTACGACGTTCGCACGCTCGTCGTCGTCACGCATCCCGGCAACCTGAGCGGCGACTTCGACGTCAACCCGGATGGCCTCACCGAGGTCTGCGCCCTCGACCCCATGTCAGACCCGACCGAACGACTCGAAATGCTCGTCGAGTCTCTCCGCCGCATGGAGCCAGACATCATCCTGCCCAACTACGGCGACATCTGCCACATGGCCGCCAGCCGCCTCACACACGAGGGCGTCCGCACCATCGCCATCGCCCACTCCGACGAGCCCTACTACCGCGACCTCGCCTCAACGTACTCGCGTTGGTCCGCCGCCGTCGCCGTGAGCGCGGCGTGCGAATCCTGGCTCGCCCCACTTGCAAAGCAGCACGCCCGACCCATCCACCGCATCGTCTACGGCGTACCCGTCGCCGCAGAACTCCAGACTCAGTCCGCGCCCGGCCCGCTCAAACTCGCGTATATCGGGCGCATGGTCGAGATCCAGAAGCGCATCAGCGATTTCCTCCTCCTCATCGACGCTCTCGAAACCCGCGGCGTGACTTACGAACTCCACATGATCGGCGATGGTCATGACATGGCCGCGTGGACCGCGAAGCTCGCGCAGCGCACGCTCACGCACGGCCTCGTGCGTATTCACGGCCGCCGCGATCCCGCGTGGGTCGAGCGCTTTCTGCCCACCATGGACATCAGTGTCCTCCTCAGCGAGTTCGAGGGCACAAGCGTCACCATGCTCGAAGCCATGGGCGCCAGCGTTGTCCCCGCGGTCACGCGCGTCCGCAGCGGCGTTGACGAGTGGCTCACCGACGGTGAGTCCGGAGTCGTCGTTCCCATCGGCGCGGTCGATGAGATGGCCGATCGGCTCGCGGCTCTCTGGCACGACCGGAACGCCGGGGGCTCACTCCTTTCCGATATGGGCCGTCGCGCGTGGGAACGCGTTCGCGACACTCTCTCCCTCGACAACGTTGCATCCAAGTACTGCGCCGTCTTTGACGCAGCGCTCGCAGAGCCCCTCGATCGAACACCATCCGACGCTGCACTCCGCATCATGGAACCGTGGCAATGGCTGAAGCCCTGGAACGATGACCCCGCCGCCGCCGACGCGTACGCCCTGCAGGCACTCCGCGATGCCGGATACAAGCGCATCGCGCGGGGCCGCCCCGCGTCAGTCGACGGGCTCGCGTGCGATGCTGTTCTCGTCCGCGCCTTCGATCCCTCCCCTACGCCCGAGGAAGTGGCTACCTGGCGCGCCTCAGGTCTCGGTGTCGCCCTCTCGCCCATGCTCGTACCCACGCCTCATGAATCCCATCTGCACCGCGCCGTCCTGGACGCCATCCACCGTGGCCGCCGCCGCATCGCCATCTACGGCACTGGCCGCCACACCCGCGATCGCCACGCCCTCTTCATTGAGGGCCGCTGGCCCGTCTGGCCCTTCGTTGGCTTCATCGACGACAAGCCGCCTGCTCACGCTCGCCTCTTCGGGTTGCCCATCGTCTCACCCGCCGCCGCCCTCGAAGAACTCGAACCCGATGCCATCGTCCTCTCCAGCGATGTCTTCGAGGAGCAGCTCTGGAAGAACGCCGCTCCCTTCCGCGAAGCGGGCATCGAGGTCATCCGCGTTTACACCGCTGCACCCGTCGACAATCAACCGACGCAACTCCCCCACCCTTCCCGCGTCGCGGAGATCGCCGCACCACTCCCGATAATCTGA
- a CDS encoding glycosyltransferase family 4 protein gives MATSTATSATAKVRLPAASSAVKALSPALISLPHGLDLGGVTTWAVQLANGLAERGREVALLVHPRGEGQPAAVVELHRKVRRVEPKGWPSMHHIEGDLSPFLPAYREAVRQMSDETGAPVVLMPNILGDSYGLAAALSLTDFDRVRVLGWQHTDSDYDTGLLLRFEPIISKYVAIDERAIGVLGAKLPHRRGDITTVRHGVRVPYLPPARREPLEGRPVRLIYTGRIEHFQKRVLSFAYLSDELTRRGIDHEIVVVGDGPAAAEFDAMIASRPKVVRKGLAGPMEVEEWLKWGDAFVLGSRFEGLCISRIEAMAHGCVPLVTNVNSGAATGIEPGVSGLIVDAQPRDDEQRVGIALADAVQRFLGCDRHAMAVAAWNAALSNFSIDAHVEGVSKVLDEIGQSPARPWRASWPCAFSFSPNSPGCSGTVPSHGPRRMKEVLESLAGRKVAIHGAGRHTIELAGVLSESAATVVAITDDSRDRWGKPFLGWQVWEPARLAASGATDVVISSWLHSETIWGRRGVYESQGLRVHRLYE, from the coding sequence ATGGCGACTTCCACTGCGACATCGGCGACGGCCAAGGTGCGTCTTCCAGCCGCGTCTTCTGCTGTGAAGGCACTGAGCCCGGCTTTGATCAGTCTGCCCCACGGTCTCGATCTCGGGGGCGTGACCACGTGGGCGGTTCAGTTGGCCAACGGGCTCGCGGAGCGTGGGCGCGAGGTCGCGCTTCTGGTCCATCCGAGAGGTGAGGGGCAGCCGGCGGCGGTGGTGGAGTTGCACCGGAAGGTAAGGCGGGTTGAACCCAAGGGCTGGCCGTCGATGCATCACATCGAGGGTGACCTCTCGCCGTTTCTTCCAGCGTACCGCGAGGCGGTCCGTCAGATGTCGGATGAGACGGGTGCGCCGGTTGTGCTGATGCCGAATATCCTCGGCGACTCGTATGGCTTGGCAGCGGCATTGTCTTTGACGGACTTTGACCGCGTGCGCGTCTTGGGCTGGCAGCATACCGACTCTGACTACGACACGGGACTCCTGCTCAGGTTCGAGCCGATCATCTCGAAGTATGTCGCGATCGACGAGCGTGCGATTGGCGTCCTGGGTGCCAAGCTGCCTCATCGGCGTGGCGATATCACGACGGTGCGCCACGGCGTCCGTGTTCCGTATCTCCCGCCCGCGCGGCGTGAGCCGCTCGAAGGGCGCCCGGTTCGGCTTATATATACGGGTCGGATCGAACACTTCCAGAAGCGAGTGCTCTCGTTCGCGTATCTCTCCGACGAGCTGACTCGGCGTGGCATTGATCACGAGATCGTGGTGGTTGGCGACGGGCCTGCAGCAGCTGAGTTCGACGCGATGATCGCCTCGCGGCCGAAGGTGGTGAGGAAGGGTCTGGCGGGGCCGATGGAAGTCGAGGAATGGCTGAAGTGGGGGGACGCGTTCGTGCTGGGTTCACGGTTTGAGGGGCTGTGCATCAGCCGCATCGAGGCGATGGCGCACGGATGCGTGCCCTTGGTGACGAATGTAAACTCGGGCGCGGCGACGGGGATCGAGCCGGGGGTGAGCGGGCTGATTGTCGATGCGCAGCCAAGAGATGATGAGCAGCGCGTGGGGATTGCGCTGGCGGATGCGGTGCAGCGGTTCCTCGGGTGCGATCGGCACGCGATGGCGGTCGCGGCGTGGAACGCGGCGTTGTCGAACTTCAGCATTGATGCGCACGTTGAGGGCGTTTCGAAGGTGCTGGATGAGATCGGGCAGAGCCCGGCGCGGCCGTGGCGAGCGTCGTGGCCGTGCGCGTTCAGTTTCTCGCCGAACTCGCCCGGGTGCTCAGGGACGGTGCCGTCGCACGGGCCGCGGCGGATGAAGGAAGTGTTGGAGTCGCTGGCGGGCCGCAAGGTGGCGATTCACGGGGCGGGGCGGCACACGATCGAACTCGCAGGGGTTCTGTCGGAATCGGCGGCAACGGTCGTGGCGATCACGGATGACAGCCGGGATCGCTGGGGTAAGCCGTTTCTGGGTTGGCAGGTCTGGGAGCCAGCACGCCTTGCAGCGTCAGGTGCGACAGATGTTGTGATTTCGTCTTGGCTGCACTCGGAGACCATCTGGGGTCGGCGAGGTGTGTACGAGTCGCAGGGACTTCGTGTGCACCGGCTGTATGAGTGA
- a CDS encoding choice-of-anchor D domain-containing protein has product MSSHRIAAAVAGLVVVLSAFSSEAQLRVAAWNISNYSGGRVADIQTSVYGVFEGRSLDPDVLICQEFLSATGVASFANALNTAPGSPGDWVGATFIDGPDTDSAFFYRSSRVTFLGQTVIALGSTSSSNQPRHTIRYDFRPVGYSSTQATIGAYSVHMKAGSASTDQSRRLVEAQRIRDNAEGIDTNGPGSALPAGYRFLVGGDFNIQTSSQAAYQELVGSQLNNSGRFFDPISTPGSWNNNGAFRIVHTQDPIGAGGMDDRHDQILLSATLIDGVGLTYQGNPSIPYSTTTWNDANHSYRAWGNDGTSFDTTLKVVGNTMVGPAIAQALINCANGAGHLPVVLNLLLPAEIEASTTIDFGTVDINTMADATLTVTNSGDVAKWSASGINTLNYTLAASAGFYAPGGSFSENAGGGSNSHTITMDTSTPGLKSGTIVITSDAPDQPTLIVTLLGEVIDSLCAADFNQDGESDVLDFLDFLDAFGQCESQPAPCSPNGFDADFNGDTLVDVLDFLDFLDAFGRGCE; this is encoded by the coding sequence ATGTCAAGCCACAGAATCGCCGCGGCCGTCGCAGGCCTCGTTGTCGTCCTGTCCGCATTCAGCTCCGAAGCACAGCTCCGTGTTGCGGCTTGGAACATCTCAAACTACTCTGGCGGTCGTGTTGCCGATATTCAGACGTCCGTTTATGGCGTCTTCGAGGGCCGCTCCCTCGATCCCGATGTCCTTATCTGCCAGGAGTTTCTCTCTGCGACGGGAGTTGCATCGTTTGCCAACGCTCTGAATACCGCCCCCGGATCGCCCGGCGATTGGGTTGGAGCGACCTTCATCGACGGCCCCGACACAGACTCGGCCTTCTTCTATCGCTCATCGCGCGTGACATTCCTCGGCCAGACCGTGATCGCCTTGGGCTCTACCTCCAGCAGCAATCAGCCCCGCCACACGATCAGGTACGACTTTCGGCCGGTCGGATACTCTTCCACTCAGGCCACGATCGGTGCCTACAGCGTCCACATGAAAGCCGGCTCCGCATCCACCGATCAGAGCCGACGCCTGGTCGAGGCCCAGCGCATCCGCGATAACGCCGAAGGCATCGACACAAACGGACCCGGCAGCGCACTCCCGGCGGGGTACCGCTTCCTTGTCGGTGGAGACTTCAACATCCAGACCTCCAGCCAGGCGGCCTATCAGGAGCTTGTCGGCTCTCAACTCAACAACAGCGGGCGTTTCTTCGATCCCATTTCAACCCCAGGATCGTGGAACAACAACGGCGCATTCCGAATCGTCCACACCCAGGATCCCATCGGCGCAGGCGGCATGGACGATCGTCACGACCAGATCCTGCTCTCAGCAACATTGATCGATGGTGTCGGCCTGACCTACCAGGGTAACCCGTCGATCCCGTACAGCACGACAACCTGGAACGACGCCAATCACTCGTACCGAGCATGGGGCAACGACGGCACAAGCTTCGACACGACACTCAAGGTCGTTGGGAACACCATGGTCGGTCCAGCCATCGCCCAGGCGCTGATCAACTGTGCCAATGGCGCGGGGCATCTGCCCGTGGTGCTCAATCTTCTCCTCCCCGCCGAGATTGAAGCAAGCACCACGATCGACTTCGGAACGGTCGACATCAACACCATGGCCGATGCAACGCTGACCGTCACCAATAGCGGTGACGTTGCAAAGTGGTCCGCCTCGGGCATCAACACCCTGAATTACACGCTCGCGGCCTCCGCTGGTTTCTACGCACCAGGGGGCTCATTCAGCGAGAACGCCGGAGGGGGCTCAAACTCCCACACGATCACGATGGACACATCGACCCCGGGCTTGAAGTCTGGGACGATCGTCATCACGTCCGATGCCCCGGATCAGCCGACCCTCATCGTCACGCTCCTCGGGGAGGTCATCGATTCGCTCTGTGCTGCCGACTTCAATCAGGACGGCGAATCCGACGTGCTCGACTTCCTTGACTTCCTCGACGCCTTCGGCCAGTGCGAGTCGCAGCCCGCCCCGTGCTCGCCAAACGGATTCGACGCCGACTTCAACGGCGACACCCTTGTGGACGTCCTCGACTTCCTCGACTTCCTTGATGCCTTCGGTCGTGGGTGCGAGTAA
- the tig gene encoding trigger factor, protein MSSGVAEQTNKVMISDAGPSRKKISIEIPAEVVTDRIKQAMSMAAASAELPGFRRGRVPQQLIEKKFGAGIRQDAKQQLVSEAYGQAVEAHKLQVIGDPTSQTLGALELVSGQAFAFEIEVEILPEFDLPSLDGIAVKKPVVNVTDEIIEKQLETYRINEGTLESRDIPEAGDYVTGHAIMKSEADGTTFYDLNGAVVQIPADDKNGRGMILGVMVEDFGKQFGLPKAGDTATIRVVGPENHEVEALRGLNVVITFTVSRVDRIVPATTDYLVQMYGLESEQQLREQTRLSAEGQLRVRQQSVLRAQISKYLDENTKIDLPERLTAQQAARTLERRRMELMYRGVSPQDIEMHMAELREDANKAARRELRLAFILNKAAEHLKVGVNEGEVNSYIVQMAQAQGARPDQLRQQLIQNNQIGGIVQTVREHKTLDAILAKASVTEMDSDEYNALARSGQI, encoded by the coding sequence ATGTCGAGCGGAGTTGCCGAGCAAACCAACAAGGTCATGATTTCCGACGCCGGCCCGAGCCGCAAGAAGATCTCGATCGAGATCCCCGCGGAGGTGGTGACGGATCGGATCAAGCAGGCGATGTCGATGGCGGCCGCGAGCGCGGAGCTTCCTGGTTTCCGTCGCGGCCGCGTTCCGCAGCAGCTCATCGAGAAGAAGTTCGGTGCCGGGATTCGCCAGGATGCGAAGCAGCAGCTTGTTTCGGAGGCGTATGGCCAGGCGGTCGAGGCGCACAAGCTTCAGGTGATCGGCGATCCGACCAGCCAGACGCTCGGGGCGCTCGAGCTTGTTTCGGGTCAGGCGTTTGCGTTTGAGATCGAGGTTGAGATCCTCCCTGAGTTTGATCTGCCCTCTCTGGATGGGATCGCTGTAAAGAAGCCGGTTGTCAACGTTACCGACGAGATCATCGAGAAGCAGCTTGAGACCTACCGGATCAACGAGGGAACGCTTGAGTCGCGCGATATCCCTGAGGCGGGCGACTATGTGACCGGCCACGCGATCATGAAGTCCGAGGCCGACGGCACGACGTTCTACGACCTGAACGGCGCGGTGGTGCAGATTCCCGCCGACGACAAGAACGGACGCGGCATGATCCTCGGCGTCATGGTCGAGGACTTCGGCAAGCAGTTCGGCCTGCCGAAGGCCGGTGACACAGCGACGATCCGGGTTGTCGGTCCCGAGAACCACGAGGTCGAGGCACTTCGCGGCTTGAATGTGGTCATCACATTCACTGTCTCTCGTGTGGATCGGATCGTGCCTGCGACCACCGACTATCTGGTGCAGATGTACGGGCTTGAGAGCGAGCAGCAGCTTCGCGAGCAGACTCGTCTGTCGGCCGAGGGACAGTTGCGAGTACGGCAGCAGTCTGTGCTGCGGGCACAGATCTCGAAGTATCTCGATGAGAACACGAAGATCGATCTGCCCGAGCGTCTGACGGCGCAGCAGGCCGCCAGGACCCTCGAGCGTCGGCGGATGGAGCTGATGTACCGTGGGGTGAGCCCCCAGGACATCGAGATGCACATGGCCGAGTTGCGCGAGGACGCGAACAAGGCCGCGCGGCGAGAGCTGCGCTTGGCGTTCATCCTGAACAAGGCCGCCGAGCACCTGAAGGTCGGCGTGAACGAGGGCGAGGTCAACTCGTACATTGTTCAGATGGCTCAGGCGCAGGGCGCGAGGCCTGATCAGCTGCGCCAGCAGTTGATCCAGAACAATCAGATCGGCGGCATCGTTCAGACTGTCAGGGAGCACAAGACGCTCGACGCGATCCTGGCTAAGGCGAGCGTCACGGAGATGGACTCTGATGAGTACAACGCACTGGCGCGAAGCGGTCAGATCTGA
- a CDS encoding PH domain-containing protein — protein MITVTCDKCERLLSVEDSLAGSKIACPHCGDINVIPKRPSSPDSGETAPRTGVDRAAAAGYPPDSGPEQRVRLVRPAVIRAHPVAIVGLWTLVLAGLVGTIYLGLVKGSTTWLIASLVACLGALGALGVWKVLSLSETMEITTKRSVLRRGLLSKATTEVVHDDIRNLQISQTFLQRVLKVGTIGISSAGQDAVEIVMRDAPNPHEIRKIIDLYRPL, from the coding sequence ATGATCACCGTCACCTGCGACAAGTGCGAGCGACTTCTGTCCGTCGAGGACTCGCTCGCCGGTTCGAAGATCGCATGCCCCCACTGCGGCGACATCAACGTGATCCCCAAGCGTCCGTCCTCGCCCGACTCGGGCGAAACGGCTCCACGCACCGGCGTTGACCGAGCGGCTGCCGCCGGCTATCCACCCGATTCCGGCCCCGAGCAGCGTGTGCGATTGGTTCGACCGGCCGTCATCCGGGCCCATCCTGTCGCGATCGTCGGTCTCTGGACACTCGTTCTGGCCGGGCTGGTTGGAACCATCTACCTCGGTCTCGTAAAGGGCTCGACAACATGGCTCATCGCGTCGCTTGTGGCCTGCCTCGGGGCTCTTGGCGCCCTCGGCGTCTGGAAAGTCCTCTCACTCAGCGAGACGATGGAGATCACGACCAAGCGATCTGTCCTGCGCCGTGGGCTCCTCAGCAAGGCCACGACCGAAGTCGTTCACGACGATATCCGCAATCTCCAGATTTCGCAGACGTTCCTCCAACGGGTCCTGAAAGTCGGCACCATTGGCATATCGAGTGCCGGACAAGACGCCGTCGAGATTGTCATGCGTGATGCCCCGAATCCCCACGAGATCCGTAAGATCATCGACCTCTACCGCCCGCTCTGA
- a CDS encoding glycosyltransferase, giving the protein MRVVLVNWARIWDGAGIGGGVNGYAQALALELTDLGHEVWWICSGQTYIAAEPLHVRRQEDWLGVRVLEIINSPVMAPSIVQFRDPGAERSSPELEALFARMIGWIEPDVVHFHNIEGLSAGCVKAASLAGRQQPRTAVVYSLHNYHTICPQVYLLQGHRDVCHNAEGGAACARCVQSPDPGETRRQREAEWLPAKAERPTLRAIGEEIRSFIVRNEASDRAPGRVVHGQDDLTTPMGLDPHADKRGRTARVLAEREQQKSLSQRLRVLNNEITPDPSLDSPVNEFGHRRRAMIDALNSCDAVLAVSDFVSSKFQSMGVRSEILRTQHIGTTLNRIVARRRSLAFAPPPFDPVHPRPIRMTFMGVNHWYKGLPFFLDTLESIEPETLAAFHLSIFAQGADQTEWMVRRLEPRLAGVRIQYGYDQADIPWILGGEDLGLVPSVWWDNAPQTVFEFFACSVPVLASAVGGIPDFVKHGLNGMLFRANDRDDLAAKLRLLAADRSIFSSMRANVRPPKDIGEHARELVGVYAECVRVRGRDPDGAIREPDVPPLASPGVTS; this is encoded by the coding sequence ATGCGTGTAGTCCTGGTCAACTGGGCAAGAATATGGGATGGAGCCGGGATCGGCGGTGGGGTGAATGGGTACGCGCAGGCGCTGGCGCTCGAATTGACCGACCTCGGGCATGAGGTATGGTGGATCTGTTCCGGTCAGACGTACATCGCTGCTGAGCCGCTGCACGTGCGTCGGCAGGAAGACTGGCTCGGGGTTCGAGTGCTCGAGATCATCAACTCTCCGGTGATGGCTCCGTCGATCGTCCAATTCAGGGATCCGGGTGCCGAGAGGTCGTCACCGGAACTGGAAGCCCTGTTCGCAAGGATGATCGGGTGGATCGAGCCGGATGTCGTTCACTTCCACAACATTGAGGGACTGAGTGCCGGATGTGTGAAGGCAGCTTCGCTGGCCGGGCGGCAGCAACCACGGACGGCAGTCGTTTACAGTCTGCACAACTACCACACGATCTGCCCGCAGGTGTACCTCTTGCAGGGGCATCGAGACGTCTGCCACAACGCGGAGGGTGGGGCTGCGTGTGCAAGGTGCGTGCAATCTCCCGACCCTGGGGAGACCCGTCGTCAACGTGAAGCGGAATGGCTGCCTGCCAAGGCCGAACGTCCGACGCTCCGAGCGATCGGAGAGGAGATCCGCTCATTCATTGTCCGAAACGAAGCGTCAGACCGTGCTCCGGGGCGTGTGGTTCATGGGCAGGACGATCTCACCACTCCGATGGGACTTGACCCGCACGCCGACAAGCGAGGCCGCACGGCCCGGGTGCTCGCCGAGCGGGAGCAGCAGAAGAGTCTTTCGCAGAGACTACGAGTGCTGAACAACGAGATCACTCCAGATCCATCGCTCGATTCACCCGTGAACGAGTTCGGGCATCGACGTCGAGCGATGATCGATGCGCTGAACTCGTGCGATGCTGTGCTGGCAGTCTCCGACTTCGTTTCGTCAAAGTTTCAGAGCATGGGTGTGCGCAGCGAGATCCTGCGGACTCAGCACATCGGGACGACCCTCAACCGCATTGTTGCTCGGCGGCGTTCGCTCGCCTTCGCACCTCCACCTTTCGACCCGGTTCATCCGCGCCCGATTCGGATGACGTTCATGGGCGTGAATCACTGGTACAAGGGCCTGCCCTTCTTTCTTGACACACTCGAATCGATTGAGCCCGAGACGCTCGCGGCTTTCCATCTGTCGATCTTCGCTCAGGGAGCGGACCAGACCGAATGGATGGTGCGGCGTTTGGAGCCGCGACTGGCGGGTGTCAGGATCCAATACGGCTACGACCAGGCAGATATTCCATGGATTCTCGGGGGCGAGGACCTAGGGCTGGTTCCGAGTGTCTGGTGGGACAATGCGCCGCAGACCGTCTTTGAGTTCTTCGCCTGCTCAGTGCCCGTGCTTGCTTCGGCGGTCGGCGGCATTCCCGACTTTGTGAAGCATGGCTTGAATGGCATGTTGTTCCGAGCGAACGACAGAGACGATCTCGCGGCGAAGCTTCGTCTGCTCGCTGCGGATCGCTCGATTTTTTCCTCCATGCGTGCGAATGTTCGGCCGCCGAAGGACATCGGTGAGCATGCGAGAGAGTTGGTCGGCGTCTACGCTGAGTGTGTCCGCGTTCGCGGACGTGATCCGGACGGTGCGATCCGCGAGCCGGACGTTCCGCCATTGGCAAGCCCCGGAGTCACGAGTTGA